In one window of Episyrphus balteatus chromosome 3, idEpiBalt1.1, whole genome shotgun sequence DNA:
- the LOC129912983 gene encoding uncharacterized protein LOC129912983: MAIDFLIFGLLLISFTINLLALGAFWVTPGLRTTANRFVINLLIINLIGCCILAPTLFLSGNMSATTVQTLDESSDIITKGNAADYHRLTIHRNQMIEEEGKQMAESESIVDEVIRNGSEHSEIVFKCNSTYCEQLTIDEEGLKKIVITQVDGMKYNNVIVDPSVRTRDKPKIVESTSMMRCWSIDLAAALGALSVLLVVGDTWMAVTDPLRYHSRISGVKAWVLIAMTWALGILFGVMSAFREINFEYTTVIGKQKRYALPEQIEVFSMTSSTIFSMIFASIYFIVIILLPFGFVCGMYWRIFSEAKENGLRMRQNGSSPLLQSAINLSHSHNQGNTHLIVQRNSISGASTNGGGGLQMQIDHKRNRRESTVTIAETEKPFRRTSSTPPPPPLAPLSEPEETSTGERNPNSILLTLSSASGEIKRNYSVRQLPLLGRSSQDLLATERLHAIRQIHSTPNLQKYNQGHRNSLTSFDTTSRLRYMPHQALQIPTIHASPKALSYMTSIRHRLSNASSLFKYREESRAARISILVVIMFLVSYLPYGLLVLLQGRVIENFPHSTQLAVFMILLANLTSPFIFAYRNKRVRRGVIRLFGLDARSRERRLQRNGGFLRYGTKASISVKRSSSKVSSYSMNSCKYLTPILRHTNNSLKNSNNSENNNKNKADTFLTNAAAVNSSLIQKSTILENIAVDTTIHIQPDDAHEKFSIFKMFCQSSRNLSCATQSCTAEPTEV; encoded by the coding sequence ATGGCAAtagactttttaatttttggtttactcTTAATATCATTCACAATCAATCTGCTAGCATTAGGTGCATTCTGGGTGACACCAGGGTTACGAACAACGGCTAATCGctttgttattaatttattaattattaatttaatcgGTTGTTGTATATTAGCACCAACATTATTTTTGAGTGGCAATATGTCAGCCACCACAGTGCAAACTTTAGATGAAAGTTCAGACATCATCACAAAAGGCAATGCTGCCGATTATCATCGATTGACCATACATAGGAATCAGATGATTGAGGAGGAGGGGAAGCAGATGGCGGAATCAGAGTCAATTGTTGATGAAGTGATTCGTAACGGAAGCGAACATTCGGAAATAGTGTTCAAGTGCAATTCGACATATTGCGAGCAGCTGACAATTGACGAGGAAGGATTGAAGAAAATTGTGATAACCCAAGTCGATGGGATGAAGTACAATAATGTGATAGTAGATCCTAGTGTTCGAACTAGAGATAAGCCTAAAATAGTGGAGTCTACATCAATGATGAGGTGTTGGTCGATTGACCTGGCAGCGGCATTGGGGGCATTATCGGTGCTTCTGGTGGTCGGTGATACATGGATGGCTGTGACAGATCCTCTGCGTTATCATAGTCGGATATCGGGAGTGAAGGCGTGGGTATTGATCGCAATGACATGGGCCTTGGGGATTCTCTTTGGGGTGATGTCAGCTTTTCGAGAGATCAATTTCGAATACACCACAGTGATTGGAAAGCAGAAAAGATACGCGTTACCTGAGCAAATAGAAGTGTTTAGCATGACATCGAGCACGATATTTAGTATGATCTTTGCAAGCATTTACTTTATTGTGATAATTTTGCTGCCATTTGGCTTTGTTTGTGGAATGTATTGGAGAATATTCTCAGAAGCTAAAGAAAATGGACTGAGAATGCGTCAGAATGGATCATCTCCACTGCTTCAAAGTGCAATTAATCTATCCCATAGTCATAATCAGGGAAATACGCATTTGATTGTGCAGAGAAATTCAATATCCGGAGCATCGACTAACGGTGGTGGTGGTTTGCAAATGCAAATCGATCATAAGAGAAACCGCAGAGAGTCTACAGTAACGATCGCAGAAACTGAGAAGCCATTTAGACGTACTTCATCAACACCACCCCCACCACCTCTGGCTCCTCTTTCAGAGCCCGAGGAAACCTCAACTGGAGAAAGAAATCCGAATAGTATCTTATTGACTTTATCAAGTGCCAGTGGAGAAATTAAAAGGAACTATTCAGTGAGACAACTTCCGCTTCTTGGGCGATCTTCACAGGATCTTTTAGCCACCGAACGCCTCCATGCCATTCGTCAGATTCACTCAACTCCGAATCTTCAAAAGTACAACCAGGGTCATCGAAACTCCTTGACCAGCTTCGATACAACATCCCGCCTTCGTTATATGCCTCATCAAGCTCTTCAAATCCCAACCATTCATGCCTCACCGAAGGCTCTCAGCTACATGACATCTATTCGACACCGGCTCTCAAATGCTTCGTCACTGTTTAAGTATCGCGAAGAGTCGCGTGCCGCTCGCATCAGTATTCTAGTCGTTATAATGTTTCTTGTATCATACCTGCCCTATGGCCTTTTAGTATTACTACAAGGACGTGTGATCGAGAATTTCCCGCATTCAACCCAGTTAGCAGTGTTCATGATTCTTCTAGCGAATCTCACCTCACCGTTTATCTTCGCTTATAGGAATAAGCGCGTTCGCCGTGGCGTCATTCGCCTCTTCGGCTTGGATGCCCGTTCCAGAGAGCGTCGCTTACAGCGCAATGGTGGCTTCCTGCGTTACGGCACCAAAGCCAGTATTAGTGTTAAACGTAGCAGTAGCAAAGTATCTTCATATTCAATGAACTCTTGTAAATATCTAACACCAATACTTAGGCATACaaataatagtttaaaaaatagtaataatagtgaaaataataataaaaataaagcagaTACATTCCTAACGAATGCGGCAGCTGTGAATTCATCTTTAATTCAGAAGAGtacaattttggaaaatatcGCTGTGGATACGACAATTCACATTCAGCCCGATGATGCCCATGAGAagttttctattttcaaaatgttctgTCAGAGTTCTCGTAATTTAAGTTGTGCTACGCAATCTTGTACTGCAGAACCAACAgaggtttaa